One window from the genome of Rufibacter tibetensis encodes:
- a CDS encoding DUF808 domain-containing protein yields MASGLLALLDDVAALVKVSAATLDDVPAQVAKTTGKVSGIVIDDTAVTPKYVVGLDPSRELSIIFQIAKRSLINKVLLLSPAALLLGFFAPWAIPPILMLGGAFLCFEGYEKVHSMFSKHHDDAHDGSGEVVKVITPEELEKERINGAIRTDLILSAEIVAITYSTVAESSLVNQIVVMFAVAIFITVAVYGFVGLIVKADDIGVHMAKENNHQQVRKLGRGIVTFMPHFLKILGYVGTAAMLWVGAEIIAHGIPFTSHALDNLEHSLAEVPFFAWLAKAVACGIGGLILGAIIEKVVVGTKKLMKKG; encoded by the coding sequence ATGGCCTCAGGTCTTCTTGCTCTCTTAGATGATGTTGCAGCCTTGGTAAAGGTGAGTGCGGCAACTTTAGATGACGTTCCCGCGCAGGTGGCAAAAACCACCGGGAAAGTGTCAGGCATTGTGATTGATGATACGGCTGTAACGCCCAAGTACGTGGTGGGGCTTGATCCCTCGCGCGAGTTGTCTATCATCTTCCAGATTGCCAAACGGTCATTAATCAATAAAGTACTGCTGTTAAGTCCGGCGGCTCTTCTGCTTGGGTTCTTTGCACCGTGGGCTATTCCGCCTATTCTGATGCTGGGTGGAGCTTTCCTATGCTTTGAAGGCTATGAAAAAGTCCATTCCATGTTCAGCAAGCACCATGATGATGCGCATGATGGCTCCGGCGAAGTGGTGAAAGTAATCACCCCTGAAGAACTGGAGAAGGAACGGATCAATGGAGCCATCCGGACAGATTTAATTCTTTCCGCGGAGATTGTGGCTATCACCTACTCTACCGTAGCCGAAAGCTCCTTGGTAAACCAGATTGTGGTCATGTTTGCCGTGGCTATTTTTATCACGGTTGCGGTGTATGGTTTTGTGGGCTTGATTGTGAAAGCAGACGACATAGGGGTGCACATGGCCAAGGAAAACAACCATCAACAAGTCAGGAAGCTTGGGCGCGGCATTGTGACGTTTATGCCCCATTTTTTGAAAATACTGGGGTATGTAGGAACGGCTGCCATGTTATGGGTAGGGGCTGAAATCATTGCCCACGGTATTCCTTTCACAAGCCACGCGCTAGATAACCTGGAGCATTCATTAGCTGAGGTTCCCTTCTTTGCCTGGTTGGCCAAGGCAGTAGCCTGCGGAATAGGAGGATTAATCCTGGGAGCGATCATCGAGAAGGTAGTTGTCGGCACCAAGAAGCTAATGAAAAAAGGATAG
- a CDS encoding cysteine hydrolase family protein: MPHNSSLTYLPKHETTLSFPQDRTALLIIDPVNDFLSEGGAAWDLTKDTVKMNNVVENIKLAVDGARELGIPVFWGPMAYTEEDYANERLQRRSGINRLMFERKMFLAGSWGADFHPALQPKEEDIILLPHKTSDVFSTDLPEYLQNKGITHLVIAGMTANLCCESTGRHAMESGYDVTYLSNAIGAASVPEYEAAIHLNYPLIGNAVMKVESFLSAIGTSSETGIEVYEGDTVRGSDNGEIGTVEKVVKANEETEGYLQLSKGLIFKTAIYIPLDAVLKRSEKDVFINFPKLLIPTMPWSEPPLKKDWKEKQGPPAEEVDKLYGSYSPSGE, encoded by the coding sequence ATGCCACACAATAGCTCCCTTACCTATTTACCAAAGCACGAAACAACACTTTCGTTTCCACAAGATCGCACGGCACTCCTGATCATTGACCCTGTGAATGATTTTCTTTCTGAAGGCGGGGCAGCCTGGGATTTAACCAAGGACACAGTGAAAATGAATAACGTGGTAGAAAATATAAAGCTGGCTGTTGATGGCGCAAGAGAACTAGGTATTCCCGTTTTTTGGGGACCGATGGCTTATACAGAAGAAGATTATGCCAATGAACGGTTGCAACGCAGAAGCGGTATTAACCGGCTTATGTTTGAACGAAAAATGTTCCTGGCAGGAAGTTGGGGAGCTGACTTTCATCCGGCGTTACAACCTAAGGAAGAGGATATAATACTTCTTCCACATAAAACTTCTGATGTTTTTAGTACAGACCTTCCGGAATATTTGCAAAACAAAGGGATTACACATTTGGTCATTGCAGGTATGACTGCCAATCTATGTTGTGAGTCCACGGGAAGACATGCGATGGAATCCGGATATGATGTAACCTATCTTTCCAATGCTATTGGTGCAGCAAGCGTTCCAGAGTACGAGGCTGCTATCCATCTTAATTATCCTTTAATCGGCAATGCTGTGATGAAAGTAGAATCTTTTTTGTCAGCAATTGGCACTTCATCAGAAACTGGAATAGAGGTATACGAGGGTGACACCGTTCGAGGATCGGATAACGGTGAAATCGGTACTGTAGAAAAAGTGGTGAAAGCAAACGAAGAAACAGAAGGCTACCTGCAGCTCTCAAAAGGATTGATTTTTAAAACAGCTATTTACATACCCCTTGACGCTGTCCTAAAACGCAGTGAAAAAGATGTCTTCATCAATTTCCCCAAGCTACTGATACCCACAATGCCCTGGAGTGAACCGCCTTTAAAAAAGGATTGGAAGGAAAAGCAAGGTCCACCTGCAGAGGAGGTAGACAAACTTTACGGCTCGTATTCTCCTTCCGGTGAGTGA
- a CDS encoding BlaI/MecI/CopY family transcriptional regulator has protein sequence MKELTKAEEQVMQILWNLQQGFVKDILDQLPEPKPAYNTVSTIVRILEKKGFVGYKAYGKTHEYYPLIARDDYRHFYLKNFVSGYFGGSFKRLVSFFAKEENMDLQELEEMLKHVKEDLNKEENE, from the coding sequence ATGAAAGAGTTAACCAAAGCAGAAGAACAGGTCATGCAAATCCTCTGGAACCTGCAGCAGGGTTTCGTGAAAGACATTCTGGACCAGTTGCCAGAGCCTAAACCCGCCTACAACACTGTTTCCACCATCGTCAGGATTCTGGAAAAGAAAGGGTTTGTGGGGTACAAGGCTTATGGCAAAACACACGAGTATTATCCTCTCATTGCCCGTGACGATTACCGCCACTTTTACCTGAAAAACTTTGTAAGCGGCTACTTTGGCGGCTCTTTCAAGCGATTGGTGTCCTTTTTTGCGAAGGAAGAGAACATGGATCTGCAGGAGTTAGAGGAAATGCTCAAACACGTGAAAGAAGACCTTAACAAAGAAGAAAATGAATGA